A stretch of the Neofelis nebulosa isolate mNeoNeb1 chromosome 1, mNeoNeb1.pri, whole genome shotgun sequence genome encodes the following:
- the FBLL1 gene encoding rRNA/tRNA 2'-O-methyltransferase fibrillarin-like protein 1: MKSASSSRGGGSGGRGGGGWGGGWGGGRGGGGKGGGGDGGPGGKGGFGARSRGFGGGGRGRGRGGGDSRDRGGSGQRRGGVARSKNRRRKGANAVTVEPHRHEGVFIYRGAEDALVTLNMVPGHSVYGERRITVTEGGVKQEYRTWNPFRSKLAAAILGGVDQIHIKPKSKVLYLGAASGTTVSHVSDIIGPDGLVYAVEFSHRAGRDLVNVAKQRTNIIPVLEDARHPLKYRMLIGMVDVIFADVAQPDQSRIVALNAHTFLRNGGHFLISIKANCIDSTASAEAVFASEVRKLQQENLKPQEQLTLEPYERDHAVVVGVYRPLPKGSSK, translated from the coding sequence ATGAAGTCTGCCTCAAGTTCCCGCGGCGGTGGGTCCGGTGGGCGTGGTGGTGGCGGCTGGGGTGGTGGCTGGGGCGGGGGTCGAGGCGGAGgaggcaaaggaggaggaggggatggcGGCCCCGGAGGCAAAGGCGGTTTCGGGGCGCGGTCGCGTGGCTTCGGGGGcggaggccgggggcgggggcgcggagGCGGGGACAGCAGGGACCGTGGTGGCAGCGGGCAGCGGCGTGGCGGCGTGGCCAGGAGCAAAAACCGCCGGCGGAAGGGCGCCAATGCCGTGACGGTGGAGCCACACAGGCATGAGGGTGTCTTCATCTACCGCGGAGCGGAGGACGCGCTGGTAACGCTGAATATGGTGCCGGGCCACTCGGTGTACGGCGAACGGCGCATCACAGTGACTGAGGGCGGCGTGAAGCAGGAATACCGCACATGGAACCCCTTCCGCTCCAAGCTGGCAGCCGCAATCCTGGGCGGGGTCGACCAGATCCACATCAAGCCCAAGTCCAAAGTGCTGTACCTGGGTGCTGCCTCGGGGACCACGGTGTCTCACGTCTCTGACATCATCGGCCCCGATGGCCTTGTGTATGCGGTTGAGTTCTCCCACCGCGCTGGCCGCGATCTGGTTAATGTGGCCAAGCAGCGAACCAACATCATCCCAGTTCTCGAAGATGCCCGGCACCCACTCAAGTACCGCATGCTCATAGGAATGGTGGATGTGATCTTTGCCGATGTGGCCCAGCCTGACCAGTCCCGCATAGTGGCTCTGAATGCCCACACCTTCCTGCGCAACGGGGGCCACTTCCTTATTTCCATTAAGGCCAATTGCATTGACTCCACTGCATCTGCTGAGGCGGTGTTTGCTTCAGAGGTGAGGAAGTTGCAGCAGGAGAACTTAAAGCCTCAAGAGCAACTGACCCTGGAGCCCTATGAGAGGGACCACGCTGTAGTCGTCGGGGTCTACCGGCCCCTTCCCAAGGGCAGCAGCAAGTAG